Proteins found in one Candidatus Deferrimicrobiaceae bacterium genomic segment:
- the rodA gene encoding rod shape-determining protein RodA, producing the protein MSAPQRFARVDWPVFLLALVLCGVGLLNVYSGTRVFSSSGIPLFYRQLVWILLGAGFFFFFSFLGPGVIEEMAWRIFIAVVALLLVVLLVGKVRGGAQRWLSLGFFNFQPSELAKIALVLVLGSFFSEMYNYGGIGLRDLMPAVAITLVPFLLVAMQPDLGTAGIFLLVLAAMMVIVCVRGKVFLLAGVMGAAAVPGLWFLMKDYQKQRVLTFLDPGRDPLGAGYHVIQSKIAVGSGGFLGKGYLHGTQGSLRFLPEQHTDFAFAVFSEEWGFVGSVVLLLLFLALVSRMAYLASRSQDRFASFACGGIASYFLAHILINIAMVCGLFPVVGIPLPFVSYGGSSMLTNMMALGILANLSRTRFTFPPAETRPLSV; encoded by the coding sequence ATGAGCGCGCCCCAACGGTTCGCCCGGGTGGACTGGCCCGTTTTCCTTCTGGCCCTTGTCCTGTGCGGGGTGGGCCTTCTGAACGTGTACAGCGGGACGCGGGTCTTTTCCTCTTCGGGGATCCCGCTGTTTTACCGACAGCTGGTCTGGATCCTGCTCGGGGCGGGCTTTTTCTTTTTCTTCTCCTTCCTGGGGCCCGGGGTGATCGAGGAGATGGCCTGGCGCATCTTTATCGCCGTTGTCGCCCTCCTCCTGGTCGTCCTCCTCGTAGGCAAGGTCCGGGGAGGCGCCCAGCGTTGGCTGTCCCTGGGCTTCTTCAACTTCCAGCCTTCGGAGCTTGCCAAGATCGCCCTCGTCCTCGTGCTCGGGAGCTTCTTCTCCGAAATGTACAACTACGGAGGGATCGGCCTCCGCGACCTGATGCCGGCGGTGGCCATCACCCTGGTTCCGTTCCTGCTCGTGGCGATGCAGCCCGACCTGGGGACCGCGGGGATATTTCTCCTCGTCCTCGCCGCCATGATGGTGATCGTCTGCGTCCGCGGAAAAGTGTTCCTCCTCGCAGGCGTCATGGGAGCGGCGGCAGTCCCCGGTCTCTGGTTCCTGATGAAGGATTACCAGAAGCAGCGGGTCCTCACCTTCCTGGACCCCGGCAGGGATCCTCTGGGCGCCGGGTACCATGTCATCCAGTCCAAGATCGCCGTGGGGTCGGGGGGATTCCTCGGGAAAGGGTATCTCCACGGGACCCAGGGATCGCTCCGGTTTCTGCCCGAGCAGCACACGGATTTCGCTTTTGCCGTCTTTTCCGAGGAATGGGGGTTCGTGGGCTCGGTGGTCCTGCTTCTCCTTTTCCTGGCGCTGGTCTCCCGGATGGCCTACCTCGCTTCCCGGTCCCAGGATCGGTTCGCGTCCTTCGCGTGCGGGGGGATTGCCTCCTATTTCCTCGCGCACATCCTGATCAACATCGCGATGGTGTGCGGACTGTTCCCGGTCGTCGGGATCCCCCTTCCCTTCGTGAGTTACGGAGGATCTTCGATGCTCACGAACATGATGGCGCTGGGGATTCTCGCCAACCTCTCCCGGACGCGATTCACCTTTCCGCCGGCGGAGACGAGACCGTTATCCGTCTGA
- the mreC gene encoding rod shape-determining protein MreC encodes MVRKFFRTWWRLFLVAALLAAAIQFFVRPPGFFPDQGIGRIGTYLFRPVYGGIDFLRQGISSLWSGYIGLVNVSRENRELRKEVAELRENLKESRDASLENRRLEDLLRFSKTLEKRTVGARVVGHDVSPWFQGIFIDAGTGEGVEPGMAVVIPDGAVGRVHRTYPGLSEVILLTDSRFAADVIVERNRVRAVAEGMGGNLCRLKYVSPTQEVVTGDRILFSGFDGSMPKGTPLGTVVSVDRPREGLFLNIQVASAVNFLSVEEVLVVLSRPSIPFRQGKP; translated from the coding sequence ATGGTCAGGAAGTTTTTCCGAACGTGGTGGCGTCTCTTCCTCGTGGCCGCTCTTCTGGCGGCGGCCATCCAGTTCTTCGTCCGCCCCCCCGGATTTTTCCCGGACCAGGGGATCGGAAGGATCGGGACGTACCTGTTTCGACCGGTCTACGGGGGGATCGATTTTCTCCGGCAGGGGATCTCCTCCCTGTGGTCGGGGTATATCGGACTGGTGAACGTCTCCCGGGAAAACAGGGAACTCCGGAAGGAAGTGGCGGAGTTGCGGGAAAATCTCAAGGAGAGCCGCGATGCGTCTCTGGAGAACCGGCGCCTCGAGGATTTGCTGCGATTCTCGAAGACCCTGGAGAAGCGGACGGTCGGCGCCCGCGTCGTCGGGCACGACGTCTCCCCCTGGTTCCAGGGCATCTTCATCGATGCGGGGACCGGAGAGGGCGTGGAGCCGGGGATGGCGGTCGTCATCCCCGACGGCGCAGTCGGACGCGTCCACAGGACCTATCCGGGCCTCTCGGAGGTCATCCTCCTGACGGACAGCCGCTTCGCCGCGGATGTGATCGTCGAGCGCAACCGCGTTCGGGCGGTCGCCGAGGGGATGGGGGGAAACCTCTGCCGCCTGAAATACGTTTCCCCGACCCAGGAGGTGGTGACGGGAGACCGGATCCTCTTCTCCGGGTTCGACGGGAGCATGCCGAAGGGGACCCCGCTCGGGACCGTCGTGAGCGTGGACCGCCCCCGCGAGGGGCTCTTCCTGAACATCCAGGTGGCGAGCGCGGTGAACTTCCTGTCCGTCGAGGAGGTCCTGGTCGTCCTCTCCCGTCCTTCCATCCCGTTCCGGCAAGGGAAGCCGTGA
- a CDS encoding rod shape-determining protein gives MLINKFLGLFSNDLAIDLGTATTLVYVKGEGIICSEPSAVAVHRDSRGAKKVLAVGIEAKRMIGRTPGNIVAIRPIKDGVIADFEVTEAMLRYFIRKAHKHRTLVRPRIIICVPWGCTEVERRAVRESAQSAGAREVYLIEEPLAAAIGAGLPITEPSGNMIVDIGGGTTEVAVISLGGIVKSYSVRVAGDKMDEAILQYVKRKYNLLIGEPTAEYIKVTIGNAFPGFEDTVEVKGLDMVSGVPKALTLNSDEVREALSETVRVIVDAVKGVFEETPPELAGDIFERGIVLAGGGALLRNLDVLLREETGLPVTVAEDPLSCVVLGSGKALDELDLLRQVALR, from the coding sequence ATGCTCATCAACAAGTTCCTCGGCTTGTTCTCGAACGACCTCGCGATCGACCTCGGGACCGCGACGACGCTGGTCTACGTCAAGGGGGAAGGGATCATCTGCTCGGAGCCGTCGGCCGTCGCCGTGCACCGCGACAGCCGGGGCGCCAAGAAGGTCCTTGCCGTGGGGATCGAGGCGAAGCGGATGATCGGGCGGACGCCGGGGAACATCGTCGCCATCCGTCCGATCAAGGACGGCGTCATCGCCGACTTCGAGGTGACCGAGGCGATGCTCCGCTATTTTATCCGCAAGGCCCACAAGCACCGGACGCTCGTCCGCCCCCGGATCATCATCTGCGTCCCCTGGGGGTGCACCGAGGTGGAGCGGCGGGCCGTCCGGGAATCCGCGCAGAGCGCGGGCGCCCGGGAAGTCTACCTGATCGAGGAACCGCTGGCCGCGGCCATCGGCGCCGGCCTCCCGATCACCGAACCCTCGGGGAACATGATCGTCGACATCGGGGGCGGGACCACCGAGGTCGCCGTGATCTCCCTGGGGGGGATCGTCAAGAGCTACTCCGTGCGCGTCGCCGGGGACAAGATGGACGAGGCGATCCTGCAATATGTGAAGCGGAAGTACAACCTGCTCATCGGCGAACCCACCGCCGAATACATCAAGGTGACGATCGGAAACGCCTTCCCCGGGTTCGAGGATACCGTCGAGGTGAAGGGACTGGACATGGTGAGCGGCGTTCCCAAGGCGTTGACCCTGAACTCCGACGAGGTGCGGGAGGCTCTCTCCGAAACCGTGAGGGTGATCGTGGACGCGGTGAAGGGGGTGTTCGAGGAAACCCCCCCGGAACTCGCGGGCGACATTTTCGAGCGGGGGATCGTCCTGGCAGGCGGCGGCGCCCTTCTCCGGAACCTGGACGTCCTGTTGCGGGAGGAGACCGGCCTCCCGGTGACCGTGGCCGAAGACCCCCTGTCCTGCGTCGTGCTCGGGTCGGGGAAAGCCCTGGATGAGCTGGATCTTCTCCGCCAGGTCGCCCTCCGATAA
- the mrdA gene encoding penicillin-binding protein 2: MRGRIRKREQDPWIVSRIRILQWIGLGLFILLLGRLYWLQVVKYEYFRTLSENNRIRIRVVRAPRGVILDRRGVPIAETQGSFDLIATPVDIQDLAGGLRLLGEVVEFDPEEISGKIILEKKTNPFRGLTVARDLRFEQVSVIEFNRESLPGFSIMVEAKRSYPFGPEFAHILGYVGEASEQEIAAARGERLSMGDIVGKYGLEKTMGDVLRGVNGGRQVEVDAAGRDKRLVDEIAPRTGGTIQTTIDAELQKVAFQEMEKRAGSVIAMNPKTGDILAFVSTPAFDPNAFSRGIRKEEWTALVEDPRKPMQNKGLQGTYAPGSTVKPFLALTALEEGVMNPKATVFCGGSFRLGNRVFRCWKEKGHGTVDMYRAIVQSCDVYFYTLGSRLDPDRVASLERDAGLGVPTGVGLPGEKSGLVPDTAWKRVVMKDRWYAADSVLLGIGQGAIHVTPIGMLSGYAAIATGGEVMRPRLVSRVVRMDGTVEEFPPREQRKLPWKPENVEFIRHALAGVVNDYGTGGAARLPGIEVGGKTGTAQLVTVKGKMIKSEHLPYEIRDHAWFAGFAPVADPEICVIAMIEHGGHGGSAAAPVVKAVMQEYFRLKQVAGKGGGR; encoded by the coding sequence ATGAGGGGGCGCATCCGGAAACGGGAGCAGGACCCCTGGATCGTGTCGAGGATCCGCATCCTCCAATGGATCGGGTTGGGACTGTTCATCCTCCTCCTGGGGCGGCTGTACTGGCTCCAGGTGGTGAAGTACGAGTATTTCCGCACGCTGTCCGAGAACAACAGGATACGGATCCGGGTCGTCCGGGCCCCCCGGGGCGTCATCCTCGACCGGAGAGGGGTGCCGATCGCCGAAACCCAGGGCTCCTTCGATCTCATCGCCACCCCGGTGGACATTCAGGACCTTGCGGGGGGGCTTAGGCTCCTCGGGGAGGTGGTGGAGTTCGATCCCGAGGAGATCTCCGGGAAGATCATCCTGGAGAAGAAGACGAACCCGTTCCGGGGTCTCACGGTGGCCCGCGACCTGCGGTTCGAGCAGGTGTCGGTGATCGAGTTCAACCGGGAATCCCTCCCCGGGTTTTCCATCATGGTCGAGGCGAAGCGAAGCTACCCCTTCGGACCGGAATTCGCCCACATCCTGGGTTACGTGGGGGAAGCAAGCGAACAGGAAATCGCGGCGGCGCGGGGGGAGCGCCTTTCGATGGGGGACATCGTGGGGAAGTACGGACTGGAGAAGACGATGGGCGATGTTCTTCGCGGGGTGAACGGGGGGCGGCAGGTGGAGGTGGACGCCGCCGGCCGCGACAAGCGGCTGGTGGACGAGATTGCCCCGCGGACCGGGGGAACGATCCAGACCACGATCGACGCGGAGCTGCAGAAGGTGGCCTTCCAGGAGATGGAGAAACGGGCGGGCTCCGTGATCGCGATGAACCCGAAGACCGGGGATATCCTCGCCTTCGTCTCGACGCCGGCGTTCGACCCGAACGCCTTCTCCCGGGGGATCCGGAAGGAGGAATGGACGGCCCTGGTCGAGGATCCGCGAAAACCCATGCAGAACAAGGGGCTCCAGGGGACCTACGCGCCCGGATCCACGGTGAAGCCCTTCCTGGCCCTCACGGCGCTCGAGGAGGGGGTCATGAACCCGAAAGCGACGGTTTTTTGTGGCGGATCCTTCCGGCTGGGAAACCGGGTGTTCCGGTGCTGGAAGGAGAAGGGCCACGGAACCGTGGACATGTACCGGGCCATCGTGCAGTCCTGCGACGTCTATTTCTACACCCTGGGTTCCCGGCTCGACCCGGACCGGGTCGCGTCCCTGGAACGGGATGCCGGTCTCGGTGTTCCGACCGGCGTGGGTCTGCCGGGAGAGAAATCCGGCCTTGTTCCCGACACCGCCTGGAAGCGTGTTGTGATGAAAGACCGGTGGTACGCTGCCGACAGCGTCCTGCTCGGCATCGGGCAGGGCGCGATCCACGTCACGCCGATCGGAATGCTGTCGGGCTATGCGGCGATCGCGACGGGCGGGGAGGTGATGCGCCCCCGCCTGGTGAGCCGGGTGGTCCGGATGGACGGAACGGTGGAGGAGTTTCCTCCCCGGGAGCAAAGGAAACTGCCCTGGAAACCCGAGAACGTAGAGTTCATAAGGCACGCCCTGGCCGGAGTGGTCAACGATTACGGGACGGGGGGGGCGGCCAGGCTCCCCGGGATCGAGGTCGGGGGGAAGACCGGGACGGCGCAGCTCGTCACCGTGAAGGGGAAGATGATCAAATCCGAGCATCTGCCCTATGAGATACGAGACCATGCCTGGTTCGCCGGTTTCGCGCCCGTCGCCGATCCCGAGATCTGCGTCATCGCGATGATCGAGCACGGAGGACACGGGGGATCGGCGGCCGCTCCCGTCGTCAAAGCGGTGATGCAGGAATATTTCCGGTTGAAACAGGTCGCCGGGAAAGGCGGTGGGAGATGA